A part of Aspergillus oryzae RIB40 DNA, chromosome 7 genomic DNA contains:
- a CDS encoding uncharacterized protein (predicted protein): protein MPDNSCLMHRGIWEGFGRLKKERRTKVKKQYLLKGGERQALGEIVLGSVSQGNFSVICNIVTNIRISSVVYLAVGQDLVCRETAPHLMIGTEHSAGMLWLLVIIVVSRVEFGKEGQKEEEEEEEEEEEEEEEDLWTLDTE from the exons ATGCCCGACAATTCTTGTTTGATGCACCGCGGGATTTGGGAGGGGTTTGGTCGTctcaaaaaggaaagaagaacgaagGTAAAAAAACAGTATCTTTTGAAAGGGGGAGAAAGGCA GGCTTTAGGGGAAATAGTACTGGGTAGCGTAAGCCAGGGTAACTTCTCCGTGATCTGCAACATTGTAACCAATATCCGTATCTCCTCAGTAGTCTATCTTGCTGTAGGCCAAGACCTTGTATGCCGGGAGACTGCGCCACATCTGATGATAGGAACCGAACACTCGGCCGGAATGCTGTGGCTACTTGTCATCATAGTAGTATCAAG AGTTGAGTTCGGCAAGGAGGgacagaaggaggaggaggaggaggaggaggaggaggaggaggaggaggaggaggatttgTGGACATTGGATACGGAGTGA
- a CDS encoding uncharacterized protein (predicted protein) codes for MSFTRYSKPVPEGLVVCETREQMNQAARDHPETVLHDEDGGYYLKDMNGIPVAVAADSLCPELDKSFAEADTMIAQNQLEGEDQMGTDDGLDSTAGCGLG; via the exons ATGTCCTTTACTAGATACAGCAAGCCCGTCCCTGAAGGGCTTGTGGTGTGCGAGACACGCGAGCAAATGAATCAAGCGGCGCGCGACCACCCAGAAACGGTCCTTCACGATGAAGACGGCGGTTACTATCTCAAAGACATGAACGGCATCCCGGTGGCTGTGGCCGCTGACTCACTGTGTCCAGAATTGGATAAGTCCTTCGCCGAAGCGGACACCATGATTGCACAGAATCAACtggagggagaagatcaaatgGGCACGGATGATGGCCTCGACTCGACAGCCG GTTGTGGCCTCGGATGA
- a CDS encoding DNA/RNA non-specific endonuclease (mitochondrial endonuclease), translated as MSKATFAAIAAASAATGAGLTALLYSSSSPRPQQQQQQQQQQQKLPPSAPVTSTTPVPTHPTAPSLAAKSLAGPVDPSGIYQYGFPGPVADTLLSAPLAGAYDRRTRNPAWVAEHITPASLAMKNADRKHSTFYEDTTIPAAFRAKLNDYFRSGYDRGHQVPAADAKWSQEAMDATFALTNMCPQVGEGFNRDYWAHFEEFCRGLAKKYPSVRVVTGPLYLPQRDADGKWRVSYEVIGNPPNVAVPTHFYKVIYAEEGPASPTGKVALGAFVLPNARIPNDKRLTEFEVPVEVVERASGLEFVSKLETNRRKRLCQEIKCDVVVREFNNSAKRN; from the coding sequence ATGTCCAAGGCAACTTTCGCCGCAATCGCCGCGGCTAGCGCAGCCACCGGAGCTGGTCTTACAGCGCTGCTctattcctcttcctcccctcggccccaacagcaacaacaacaacagcagcagcagcagaagctaCCTCCATCAGCACCAGTTACCTCGACCACTCCTGTCCCGACCCACCCGACAGCCCCGTCACTCGCCGCCAAATCCCTCGCCGGACCAGTCGACCCGTCCGGTATCTACCAGTATGGCTTCCCCGGCCCCGTCGCTGATACCCTGCTCTCAGCTCCTCTGGCCGGCGCATACGACCGTCGCACGCGCAATCCCGCCTGGGTAGCCGAGCACATCACACCGGCTTCGCTAGCGATGAAGAACGCAGACCGCAAACACAGCACCTTCTACGAAGACACCACCATCCCCGCCGCCTTCCGCGCCAAACTGAACGATTACTTCCGCTCCGGCTACGATCGCGGCCACCAGGTGCCTGCGGCCGATGCAAAATGGTCTCAGGAAGCTATGGACGCTACTTTTGCCTTGACAAACATGTGCCCCCAAGTGGGTGAGGGATTCAACCGGGACTACTGGGCGCATTTCGAGGAGTTCTGCCGCGGCCTGGCCAAGAAGTATCCTTCCGTTCGTGTTGTGACCGGTCCCCTGTATCTCCCTCAACGTGATGCGGATGGCAAATGGCGTGTGTCGTACGAGGTGATTGGCAACCCGCCTAATGTTGCTGTGCCCACACACTTCTATAAGGTTATTTACGCCGAGGAGGGCCCCGCTTCTCCTACGGGAAAGGTTGCCTTGGGTGCTTTTGTCTTGCCCAATGCTCGCATTCCGAACGACAAGAGGCTGACGGAGTTTGAGGTGCCGGTTGAGGTGGTCGAGCGCGCGAGCGGCCTGGAGTTTGTTTCCAAGTTGGAGACGAACCGTCGCAAGCGTCTCTGCCAGGAAATCAAGTGCGATGTTGTCGTGCGCGAGTTTAACAACTCTGCCAAGCGGAATTAG
- a CDS encoding uncharacterized protein (predicted protein) has product MSCDPKSTHAGLVRYTCALRLAGAAICDAERRLRDDVFVAITLFGMIEMYEGGSKDALVKHQQGGLDLLCLRTPSNHCKGMGHSIYADLRLSWILSAISNGRTFLASDDWKTIPWTEASPRSNLHSLLDIAADIPGLWRQMGCTSPGSESASPCTSLDEYEYNAEDQATQIVHRLQEWKKSQPFDALPEPTEALFTVMDDFPVFEMHDSASGAHRPRDLVYPNVDVCAATISYWAFYLAVPTGASLTWRYQYACNICRSMRFCVQNFPFALTCLVRFALKLVGVVFSADSIEGQFPQKLSHYFYQKYRFSILD; this is encoded by the exons ATGTCATGCGATCCAAAGTCCACCCATGCCGGTCTCGTTCGATACACATGTGCTTTACGATTAGCAGGGGCGGCGATATGTGATGCTGAGAGACGCTTACGCGACGATGTTTTCGTGGCGATAACTCTCTTCGGAATGATTGAG ATGTACGAAGGAGGCTCTAAGGACGCTCTGGTAAAGCATCAACAAGGAGGCCTCGATTTGCTTTGTCTACGGACTCCATCAAACCATTGCAAAGGCATGGGCCACTCTATCTATGCAGATTTGCGCCTGTCATGG ATCCTCTCCGCGATCTCAAACGGACGAACATTCCTGGCTAGCGACGACTGGAAAACTATCCCCTGGACCGAAGCGAGCCCACGAAGCAACTTACACAGTCTACTAGACATTGCCGCGGATATTCCCGGGCTTTGGAGACAAATGGGATGCACATCGCCAGGCTCGGAGTCTGCTTCCCCGTGTACCTCGCTGGATGAATATGAGTACAATGCCGAGGATCAAGCCACGCAAATAGTTCATCGCCTACAAGAGTGGAAAAAATCGCAACCGTTTGACGCCCTTCCCGAACCTACCGAGGCGCTTTTCACCGTCATGGACGATTTCCCGGTATTCGAGATGCACGATTCCGCTTCGGGAGCCCATCGACCACGGGACCTGGTTTACCCTAATGTTGACGTGTGTGCGGCAACGATCTCATACTGGGCCTTTTACCTCGCAGTCCCTACCGGAGCGTCCCTAACTTGGCGTTATCAATATGCCTGCAACATCTGCCGCAGTATGAGATTCTGCGTGCAAAACTTTCCATTCGCTTTAACCTGCCTGGTCAGGTTTGCATTGAAACTGGTCGGTGTCGTTTTCTCTGCTGACAGCATTGAGGGACAGTTTCCTCAGAAATTGTCCCATTATTTCTACCAAAAGTATCGGTTCTCTATCCTTGACTGA
- a CDS encoding putative RING finger domain protein (uncharacterized conserved protein), translated as MAHSKRNTSLPHFTSYERGLLRSQWGTQRGVIGRDSFLPFASCRLCLHPARAPVVACATNGDIFCRECAINDLLAQRQEIKRLEREREEAKKRLAEEDERTLEEARERELREFELVSMGLEVAKNKSSGQAQNDNHKKRKAEEATEALAAFKAREIEVDGKRKKVFELDEKEMARVAREEQERLKQELKKEKSESSKSALPSFWVPSLTPNTDPNEIAANKAVKLTPVCPGSTDEHRHSYSLKSLVDVHFTEEKASDGSMARICPSCKKTLTNGLKAMLTKPCGHVICSPCVTKFMTPHDAPDPHATKEEQEQTAALHGLILCYVCEADITPRDSTENGKESGKKKKKDKETIKPGLVEISSEGTGFAGRGGNVATKTGVAFQC; from the exons ATGGCCCATTCCAAACGTAACACCTCCCTCCCACACTTTACTTCCTACGAGCGCGGTCTCCTCCGCTCGCAATGGGGCACCCAACGCGGCGTCATCGGCCGCGACTCATTCCTTCCATTCGCTTCTTGTCGCCTGTGTCTACACCCCGCTCGAGCACCCGTCGTCGCCTGCGCAACCAACGGTGATATATTTTGTCGCGAATGCGCCATAAATGACCTCCTCGCCCAGCGACAGGAGATTAAGCGGCTCGAACGAGAACGAGAGGAGGCTAAGAAACGactcgcagaagaagatgagcgGACGTTGGAAGAGGCGCGTGAACGGGAGCTGCGCGAGTTTGAGCTCGTCAGTATGGGATTGGAGGTAGCGAAGAATAAATCTTCCGGGCAAGCGCAGAATGACAATCATAAAAAGCGGAAGGCTGAGGAGGCTACGGAGGCACTGGCTGCGTTTAAGGCGAGGGAAATCGAAGTGGACGGCAAGCGAAAGAAGGTGTTTGAGCTGGATGAAAAGGAGATGGCACGGGTTGCTcgggaggagcaggagcggCTCAAgcaagagctgaagaaggaaaag TCTGAATCCAGCAAGTCTGCCCTGCCGTCATTCTGGGTTCCTTCGCTCACTCCCAACACCGATCCGAATGAGATTGCGGCCAACAAGGCCGTCAAATTGACTCCTGTTTGCCCTGGATCGACGGATGAACACCGCCATAGCTATTCGCTCAAGTCGCTGGTCGACGTACATTTCACCGAGGAGAAGGCATCCGACGGCTCAATGGCGCGGATCTGTCCGAGTTGTAAGAAGACATTAACGAATGGACTCAAGGCGATGT TGACCAAACCTTGTGGCCATGTTATCTGTTCGCCTTGTGTGACCAAATTTATGACGCCGCACGATGCACCAGACCCACATGCtaccaaagaagaacaagagcagaCAGCTGCGCTTCACGGGTTAATTCTATGCTACGTTTGCGAGGCCGATATCACACCTCGTGATTCAACagagaatggcaaggaatctggaaagaaaaagaagaaggataaggagacTATTAAGCCCGGGCTAGTAGAGATCAGTTCAGAAGGAACAGGGTTTGCAGGGCGTGGTGGAAACGTAGCGACCAAGACGGGCGTTGCATTTCAATGCTGA
- a CDS encoding uncharacterized protein (predicted protein) produces MLQSDLIKSLTEECAYLESRLAELESLEQHSPDKGSFNISLLCTQAFGVHHCSACRPNAVVYLIFPILPSFSFLSLSLSLSLSLSLSLFLFHSLPFSSGPL; encoded by the exons ATGCTGCAGTCAGATCTTATCAAGAGTCTCACGGAAGAATGCGCATACTTGGAAAGTCGGTTAGCCGAGCTGGAGTCCTTGGAACAGCACTCGCCTGACAAGGGGT CGTTCaatatttctttgctttgcaCTCAAGCGTTTGGTGTTCA TCACTGTTCTGCATGTCGTCCAAATGCGGTCGTCTATTTAATCTTTCCTATTCTtccgtccttttctttcctttctctctctctctctctctctctctctctctctctctctctctttcttttccattctctccccttctcaTCTGGACCCCTTTGA